The Neorhodopirellula lusitana genome includes a window with the following:
- a CDS encoding LTA synthase family protein has product MTPQCEASSATIAPESPTFSNRKAVWILVALVSFWAIEILLLQHFTTFPEASIPVGRAIKDACRRLLLNVAACTVIACLMRGWALRISFVVGLIATNMLVVYASYFGSPLSWPVLSSQWREGLAVSDHGVSLINWKVFGIALLALAVKVVLANAVKQNPLPRRTTMKWACVAGGIYLLFAVSLAAIHKPIRLIHMGAPEYIYGYAVAWTAEAISFDNDSLLKEALAKAEDKSDLLSKTEEPLLLSDKVAIVQVESLDFDVIQSNVDGVPVMPFLRELQNQSMRYSVKPFHNTGSSEADFSMLTTATPNGRVNPFQIYGFPYDNAFPWLAKERGYAPIAFHGNTGEFFHRRKAYSQMGFSKLYFTEELEPLEVTGRWDHELLNFSADLLQKATEPTLHFVITITSHGPFDRLSEADREIYSQPSNVQQRYLNSMRYVDRALERYIEQLPDGTTVVMYGDHESNVEGYSGSTTHQDRVPWLIYQKGSDLSAQQNSISSGLALSGELSQLDMVCYLRDRLANTPLSASRIAAKNADSRTSLK; this is encoded by the coding sequence ATGACTCCGCAATGCGAAGCGTCATCCGCGACGATAGCCCCTGAATCGCCAACGTTCTCCAATCGAAAGGCGGTCTGGATCCTCGTCGCCCTGGTGTCGTTTTGGGCGATTGAAATCTTGCTGTTGCAACATTTCACAACCTTCCCCGAAGCCTCGATACCGGTTGGACGTGCCATCAAAGATGCATGCCGCCGACTACTTCTCAACGTGGCCGCCTGTACGGTGATCGCATGCTTGATGCGTGGCTGGGCTTTGCGAATCTCGTTCGTTGTCGGCTTAATCGCCACCAACATGCTGGTCGTCTACGCCAGCTATTTCGGCTCGCCACTGTCCTGGCCGGTTTTGTCCAGCCAATGGCGTGAAGGCCTCGCTGTCAGCGATCATGGGGTTTCGCTCATTAACTGGAAAGTGTTTGGAATCGCCCTATTGGCACTGGCCGTCAAAGTCGTGCTTGCCAACGCAGTTAAGCAGAACCCATTACCTCGTCGAACAACGATGAAATGGGCCTGTGTTGCGGGCGGAATCTATCTGCTTTTTGCCGTCAGCTTAGCCGCGATCCACAAGCCAATTCGGCTCATCCACATGGGAGCGCCCGAGTACATTTACGGCTACGCCGTTGCTTGGACAGCCGAAGCAATTTCGTTCGACAATGACAGCCTACTGAAGGAAGCATTGGCCAAGGCGGAAGACAAAAGCGACCTGCTTTCCAAGACGGAAGAGCCTTTGCTCCTTAGCGACAAAGTGGCGATCGTTCAGGTCGAGAGTCTGGACTTCGATGTCATCCAAAGCAACGTTGACGGAGTCCCCGTGATGCCGTTCTTACGCGAGCTTCAAAATCAATCGATGCGGTATTCGGTCAAACCGTTTCACAACACCGGATCGTCCGAAGCTGATTTCTCGATGCTGACCACAGCGACTCCTAACGGTCGAGTGAATCCGTTTCAAATCTACGGATTCCCATACGACAACGCCTTCCCTTGGTTAGCAAAAGAGCGGGGGTATGCTCCCATTGCTTTCCACGGGAACACGGGCGAGTTCTTCCATCGTCGCAAAGCGTACAGCCAAATGGGCTTTTCAAAACTCTATTTCACCGAAGAACTAGAACCGCTTGAAGTCACGGGAAGGTGGGATCACGAACTCCTGAATTTCTCGGCCGACTTACTTCAAAAAGCGACCGAACCAACCCTGCACTTTGTTATCACGATCACCTCGCACGGTCCGTTTGATCGCCTATCGGAAGCCGATCGCGAAATCTACAGCCAGCCGTCCAATGTGCAGCAGCGCTACCTCAACAGCATGCGTTATGTCGACCGTGCACTGGAACGCTATATCGAACAACTTCCCGACGGCACGACCGTGGTCATGTACGGGGACCACGAATCGAATGTCGAGGGTTACAGTGGATCAACGACCCATCAGGATCGCGTCCCGTGGTTGATCTATCAAAAAGGAAGCGACTTGTCGGCACAGCAAAACTCGATCTCATCGGGTCTAGCACTCTCCGGCGAATTGTCTCAACTCGACATGGTTTGTTATCTGCGAGACCGGCTCGCAAACACACCTCTTTCTGCCTCCCGAATCGCAGCCAAAAACGCTGATTCTCGCACCAGCTTGAAATAG